A genomic stretch from Mya arenaria isolate MELC-2E11 chromosome 10, ASM2691426v1 includes:
- the LOC128205909 gene encoding helicase with zinc finger domain 2-like: MKYTVPALYDESTVDAANDMEIGEGNTECIEDDRIDLRLLNVFTIDPPDAKDLDDAISLKRTSDGFRVGVHIADVSSVVPKDSHIDVEAQHRATTFCPPSSCRPRHMLPEPLGTDMCSLLENKNRRAISVFFSFADDGTLNKTDNSSSIDIKRTMVRSRKQFTYKEIQTIIETPDTDTKDDIARDFSLRRRGYNNRKYMEISERNKFELICCDEMHPLQSVIYQDWISLQERAEYVCSSSVREKANGEHYDLNIYPYTHFTSPLRRYADLLIHRILRAMLFSNQQELKYVTTTPVDGYDEIDEYVRTWLPILRMESATNAVRNEESCYVNDVPVTFKSHREGFLSLCYRKCKDRNTIFSGERKETDDEPSSWELPPSYDWLCLRKVETIASNQSKLFIAETLNNSRVWVEHAEIIAVKTDKYKQLCSMCSRQSTSNDEVCGEIRVCFHLNLGSARSWDTWDTIDVELLKKSKVDRSGTQDIFPLPPNNKKQKEAIDKAPTSAFSLIQGSPGTGKTYTGIKLLYLFDKINKMIKDEDGARKQILFCGPSNKAIDVVANLLLQKVPEEFRPSFVRVYSQAIETLDFPIPRRSPNTRGTRNQNAPSGLRQVALHHIIRQDDKRFADEIKRMDKLFQNKKYTPSYQEVDEYLKLILNASIHEIRQYSIILCTTVVASNYAILKETNVYQVIIDEAGMCPEPQCLIPIIATNAKQVVLIGDHKQLRPIIICKEAGELGLSKSLFERYAMTDHSEGVEFTMLDTQYRMNLAICDFPSQQFYGGKLITETGAWYKNRRDAIWPRNEDGQVRPHIFIHVEGEEKVLTVSTEEGNEQSRSNEAEIYEVMEVFKYLTDQNLGTVKVLSQYNAQCSELRRLMREKCINFNDENICTVVSSQGGEWDYVIFSTVRSLKDYAIETSPTLGWCMKHLGFITDRNQINVALTRARKGLIIIGNKKLLRCDSTWSSLLKHYEKHGCVKQAGEFPPSGQTRSRQDIMGHNIRQSERRFGYRPYEAPPAATFYTGKFD; this comes from the exons atgaaatacaccgtgcCAGCCTTGTATGATGAAAGTACAGTTGATGCTGCGAACGATATGGAGATTGGGGAAGGAAACACTGAGTGTATTGAAGATGACAGAATTGACCTGCggttattgaatgttttcaCAATAGACCCACCGGATGCAAAAGACCTAGATGATGCAATAAGTCTAAAGCGAACATCAGACGGGTTTAGAGTAGGCGTACATATCGCAGATGTGTCCAGTGTTGTCCCAAAAGACTCACACATTGACGTTGAGGCCCAACATAGAGCAACAACCTTTTGTCCGCCTTCATCATGCCGACCAAGGCACATGTTACCTGAACCACTGGGTACAGACATGTGTAGTCTGTTGGAAAATAAGAACAGACGGGCCATTTCAGTGTTTTTCAGTTTTGCAGATGATGGcacattaaataaaactgataatTCGAGTTCAATTGATATCAAGCGCACGATGGTGCGTTCGAGGAAACAGTTCACGTACAAGGAAATACAGACAATAATCGAAACGCCAGATACAGATACCAAAGACGACATAGCAAGAGAT TTCTCACTCAGAAGGCGCGGTTATAATAACAgaaaatacatggaaatatCTGAGAGAAACAAATTCGAATTGATTTGCTGTGATGAAATGCATCCATTACAAAGTGTTATATATCAGGACTGGATCTCACTTCAAGAAAGAGCTGAATATGTCTGCTCCTCATCTGTGAGAGAAAAGGCTAATGGGGAACATTATGACTTAAACATATATCCTTATACGCACTTCACTTCACCCTTACGGCGGTATGCAGATTTACTTATACATCGAATATTAAGAGCGATGTTGTTTTCCAACCAACAGGAACT TAAATACGTAACTACTACTCCTGTAGACGGCTATGACGAGATAGATGAATATGTTCGAACATGGCTTCCAATTTTACGCATGGAATCGGCAACTAACGCAGTGCGGAACGAGGAATCGTGTTACGTAAACGACGTGCCAGTTACGTTTAAGTCTCACAGGGAAGGTTTTCTTTCTCTTTGCTACCGGAAGTGTAAAGACAGAAATACTATTTTCTCGGGAGAAAGGAAAGAAACAGACGACGAGCCGTCCAGCTGGGAGCTTCCACCGTCTTATGACTGGCTCTGTTTGAGAAAGGTCGAAACAATAGCTTCCAATCAGAGCAAACTCTTCATTGCAGAAACTTTGAACAATAGCCGTGTGTGGGTTGAGCACGCCGAAATTATTGCTGTTAAGACAGACAAATACAAGCAATTATGCAGTATGTGCTCTAGGCAAAGCACATCGAACGATGAAGTCTGTGGAGAAATTCGTGTGTGCTTCCACTTGAATTTGGGGTCAGCAAGATCGTGGGACACGTGGGATACAATAGACGTTGAGTTGCTAAAGAAATCTAAAGTAGACAG AAGTGGGACGCAAGATATTTTCCCACTACCACCTAACAACAAGAAACAAAAGGAAGCCATAGACAAGGCTCCTACATCTGCCTTTTCCCTCATTCAAGGTTCACCAGGCACTGGAAAAACATATACAGGCATTAAGCTCTTGTATCTTTTtgacaaaatcaataaaatgattaaagacGAAGACGGCGCTCGGAAACAAATACTCTTTTGTGGACCGTCGAATAAAGCGATTGATGTTGTTGCAA ACTTGTTGCTACAGAAAGTGCCAGAAGAGTTTCGACCGAGTTTTGTGCGTGTTTACAGTCAAGCTATCGAAACGCTAGACTTTCCCATTCCACGACGTTCACCAAATACACGCGGTACAAGAAACCAGAATGCACCTTCGGGTCTCCGGCAAGTAGCTTTACATCATATCATCAGACAAGATGACAAACGATTTgcagatgaaataaaaagaatggACAAActctttcaaaacaaaaaatacacacCATCCTACCAGGAGGTTGATGAATATCTGAAACTGATATTGAACGCTTCTATACATGAGATCCGGCAATACAGCATCATTTTATGCACAACTGTCGTTGCATCGAATTACGCAATATTGAAAGAAACCAATGTTTACCAG GTCATAATAGACGAGGCTGGAATGTGTCCAGAGCCACAATGTCTAATACCAATTATTGCAACGAACGCCAAGCAGGTGGTTTTGATTGGAGACCATAAACAATTAAGACCTATAATCATCTGCAAAGAAGCAGGAGAACTTGGGTTGTCTAAATCTCTGTTTGAACGGTATGCTATGACGGATCACAGCGAAGGAGTTGAATTCACCATGTTGGACACACAGTACAGAA TGAATCTTGCCATTTGTGACTTTCCGTCTCAACAATTTTATGGTGGAAAACTGATCACCGAAACTGGGGCCTGGTACAAGAATAGGCGGGATGCCATATGGCCACGAAATGAAGACGGACAAGTTCGTCcccatattttcattcatgttGAAGGAGAGGAGAAGGTTCTGACTGTTTCTACTGAGGAAGGCAATGAACAATCTCGCAGTAACGAGGCAGAGATCTACGAGGTC ATGGAAGTGTTCAAGTACTTAACTGACCAAAACCTTGGGACTGTCAAGGTTCTGTCTCAGTATAATGCGCAATGTTCCGAGTTACGTCGGCTTATGAgggaaaaatgcattaatttcaATGACGAAAACATTTGTACTGTCGTGTCCAGCCAAG GCGGAGAATGGGACTATGTGATATTCAGCACTGTTCGCTCCCTGAAAGACTACGCAATTGAGACGAGCCCAACTCTTGGATGGTGTATGAAACATTTGGGCTTCATTACC